A region from the Mesorhizobium sp. J8 genome encodes:
- the tssA gene encoding type VI secretion system protein TssA, with product MIDLALWLNPLNGENPSGEDLRNDPAFHELERLTEPQLKVVHDGNGKPTSQSSPVDWAAVLERAEELRSRGRDLRLLVIVVRALAGEEGLAGLAQGLTLIARTFDQHWDTMHPALRANAPPRDAALRRINALLDLQNAQEGLLANLRGTVFFSPRQVGPISGRDLEQGALDERVMLQEAASGLNAAEKAALASAHNQLLNRVRAGCAAQIDQAGEAMISLLADARAAIAALDAVDAALNARIEGHGATVPELKKFLQRLLTTLERNSGAGATANGAAKPAPQAAAEPATPARNGHGAETMASVASPVEASAGLPERINSRDEVVKCLDLVVAFYDRTEPSSPIPHLARRVRRMVHMDFVELMEDLAPSGLKEFRLLAGVADPKKPAQKDER from the coding sequence GTGATTGATCTCGCACTCTGGCTGAATCCTCTGAACGGTGAGAATCCGTCGGGAGAGGACTTGCGCAACGACCCGGCCTTTCACGAGCTGGAGCGCCTGACCGAGCCCCAGCTCAAGGTCGTTCACGACGGCAACGGCAAGCCGACGTCGCAATCCAGTCCGGTCGATTGGGCGGCGGTGCTCGAAAGGGCCGAAGAGTTGCGCTCCCGCGGCCGGGACCTGCGCCTGCTGGTCATCGTCGTGCGTGCCCTGGCCGGCGAGGAAGGGCTGGCCGGCCTCGCCCAGGGCCTGACGCTCATCGCGAGGACCTTCGACCAGCATTGGGACACGATGCATCCGGCATTGCGGGCAAACGCGCCGCCGCGCGACGCCGCCTTGCGCCGCATCAACGCGCTGCTCGATCTCCAGAACGCCCAGGAAGGCCTGCTGGCGAACCTGCGGGGAACCGTTTTCTTTTCGCCGCGCCAGGTGGGGCCGATCAGTGGGCGCGACCTGGAACAGGGCGCGCTCGACGAGCGCGTCATGCTGCAGGAAGCTGCGTCGGGACTGAACGCCGCCGAAAAGGCGGCATTGGCGAGCGCGCACAACCAGTTGCTGAATCGCGTGCGCGCCGGATGCGCGGCGCAAATCGATCAAGCCGGCGAGGCGATGATCTCGCTGCTGGCCGACGCGCGTGCCGCGATCGCCGCCCTCGACGCCGTGGACGCCGCACTCAACGCCCGCATCGAAGGCCATGGCGCCACCGTCCCGGAATTGAAGAAGTTCCTGCAGCGTTTGCTGACGACGCTGGAGCGGAATTCCGGCGCCGGCGCCACGGCGAACGGCGCTGCGAAGCCCGCTCCGCAGGCGGCAGCAGAGCCAGCAACGCCCGCCCGCAACGGTCATGGAGCCGAGACGATGGCAAGTGTGGCAAGCCCCGTGGAAGCGAGCGCCGGTCTACCGGAGCGCATCAACTCGCGCGACGAAGTCGTCAAATGCCTGGATCTCGTCGTCGCCTTCTACGACCGTACCGAGCCATCCAGCCCCATCCCGCATCTCGCCCGGCGCGTGCGCCGGATGGTGCACATGGATTTCGTGGAACTGATGGAAGATCTCGCCCCGTCAGGGCTGAAGGAATTCCGGCTGCTTGCCGGTGTCGCCGATCCCAAGAAGCCGGCCCAGAAGGATGAAAGGTAA
- the tssB gene encoding type VI secretion system contractile sheath small subunit, with protein MPAESKAKVIERNRAPRVQIAYDVETYGSPTTIELPFVMAVMADLAGASQTKEASKSVLDRNFVETDANRFPKFMEAMGPRVKARVKNTLPQAEGQERDEELAIDLTFSKMGDFAPDKIAEQVPQLAEILKMRRQLEELLGFMDGRVDAEKRIAQLLNNEPLLSKIASQAMDDGKGEE; from the coding sequence ATGCCAGCAGAGAGCAAAGCGAAGGTCATCGAAAGAAACCGCGCGCCGCGCGTGCAGATCGCCTACGACGTCGAAACCTATGGCAGCCCGACGACGATCGAGCTGCCGTTCGTGATGGCCGTGATGGCCGACCTTGCCGGCGCGTCGCAGACCAAGGAAGCGTCGAAGTCGGTCCTCGACCGCAACTTCGTCGAAACTGATGCCAACCGTTTCCCGAAATTCATGGAAGCGATGGGGCCACGCGTGAAGGCGAGGGTGAAGAACACGCTGCCGCAGGCAGAAGGCCAGGAACGGGACGAAGAGCTCGCCATCGACCTCACCTTCTCCAAAATGGGCGACTTCGCGCCGGACAAGATCGCCGAGCAGGTCCCGCAACTGGCCGAGATCCTGAAGATGCGCCGCCAGCTCGAGGAGCTGCTGGGCTTCATGGACGGCCGCGTCGACGCCGAAAAGCGCATCGCGCAGCTTCTGAACAACGAGCCGCTGCTGAGCAAGATCGCCAGCCAGGCGATGGATGACGGCAAGGGCGAGGAGTAA